The genomic segment TTTCACCAGGAGTTTTAAAATTTCCAGCTGCCCACGCTTGCTTTTGGGCTCTCCCCGACTttttgggatgggatggagagagAGACACATATGGAGGGAAAGCGGTAAACAAGAAAAGGCCGgtgttaaaaatagaaacacCGAAGTCATCACTGGAAAGTTGAATGCTCATTACTTTAATTGGATGTTTTATTAAGGTGGATGATGGTTTGGGGAAACCTGTACCAGAGCTCCCACTACTGGAGAACGAACTCCTGCCTGACATGCAGGGAGAGCCAGAAGTTCCTCAAAACTTTATGGATGCTCCTGGCTTGGTGATTGGGGTGTTTTTGTAGAGAGTAAAtgacttctgaaaagaaaaattagaactGCAGCTAATCACtgtataaattaaatttaaataattaaaattctttcttcccACCAATATTAAGATAGACCCAAACCATCGCGTATAAAGCCTTGTTGTTAGCTACTCGGAAGAAATTTTCTTTGTAGTAAAACAATCTTTTATTTTAACTCTCACGTAGTTTGTGTGTCAGAAGCAGCGGCTGGGCTCGCATGCTTTCCACGCTAAATTCTCCTGACTGTGTTGTCAATATTTTTTTATGACCACCCAACTTTGGAGCTGTTCAGCAGCGTGAAGGCAGGTGGGTCTGCGCCAAGAGTCGGGAGAGGCCAGGCTGGCGTCGGGCGTCAGAGGACCGAGGCAGTGATGTGCGGCAGAGCCACGGCGGGTAGTGAAGCAAGGAATGGGCAGGGCTTGTTCACTTACCACAGGCGAAGAGACATTCTGGGATGTAATTTAGACTGAATAAATGAGACTGGGGTCCAAAGTGGTGCTGTGAGCTCGTCACCAGGCAGGACTGAAGGGTGTGTTTGGACCCTCTGCCTTCTGGTTTCTCTTTGTCTGTGCTAATTGGTACAGGTTACTGCAAAGTTTTTTTAAGAGCTGCCAACTGTTTTTCAAAGTATGAGCTTGTAACTGGCCTAAGCCTCTTCAACGCTGGCAGAGCCTGGGGCGTGCAGGGAGTCCCTGGAGTATTGAGGGGAAAGCGGGGAGCCCCTAGCATGGGGGCTGAGCTCAGCCTGCGGACGCTAGGAAGTCCGCAGCCCCCCCTTTGCAGTGATGCTGAGCTCCAGGGAAAAGGGGGAGCAGCGTCGCTTCACGCACATCTCCTTGGCGCAGCACTGGTGTGCTCTGGGGGCTGTTGTCAATGGTTCCTTTTTATCCAAGTGGCAGGAACAGGGATGTGAAAGGGCCTTTAAGCCACCCCTGTGGTCCCGTGTTCTCAGCTTGATTGGAGTTTGCTTATCCCCTCGCTCGAGGCAGCACTTACAAGCCCTGAAGCTAACTCGCAGGCTTCCTCAGAGGCCCAGGGAAGCAGAGAGCGAGCCCGCAAGGCACTGAGCTGGCTCTGTAATAGCTCCCGAGGCAGCCTCAGCAAGCGGAGACCAAAGTCGTATGGAGGATGGGTGCAGGGCAGCGTTTTACACTGCTCTTCTCTCATAACGGGGTGTTGCTACAAATGGGAATTGAACCTTGCTTGTAATTCTTAATAATGCTGGCCTGAGTCTTGTATTGGTCGCATCGGTCGCTACCCAGCTCTCCATCCTTTGGCAGGTCCCAAAAGAGGGAGATGGATGTCCCCGTGCTGCTGGCCCCCGCGTTATTGGGCTCGAGTTTCCCACTGCAGTGTGGACCCTTCCTATTTGCAGGACCGGgcgtttgtttcctttttgcgCACAGACATGCAGCTGCACAGCCTCACGTTCTTTCCTCTGCCCTCTTAACAGTTTACTGCATGACGCTGGTGGTGAATATAATCGCCTGCCTGGCGTGGTGGATCGGAGGAGGCTACGGGGTCAATTTTGGTTTGGCCATCCTCTGGCTTATCCTCTTCAGCCCCTGCGGCTACGTCTGCTGGTTCCGACCTGCCTACAAAGCCTTTCGGTAAGTAGAAGCCCACGGggaagttttgtttgggtttcctGTGGGAGAGAGATGTGTTGTTACTGGGAAGTGCCCCTATGGAGATCTCTCTGTCTGGGATAAAGATTAAGGGCTTGATGTCTGAATGTCTTGTTTACTTTTGAGATGAAGAAGAATGCGGCTACTTTTAAATGTTAGATGTAGGACTGAGGGTCACCTGCCTAGGattggaggtgagcagcagcgagTAGTTTGCTATGAGGATTTGTTTGAGGATGAAATTCACGttttacttaaatatttcagGCTTAGCAGCACCCTCATATCAGTATAACATTAAGATAGATGCTAATTTGGTAAAGCTTCATTGAGGCTTATTTTGATGGAAGACTATTAAGTTATTAGTTTTTGAGAACTCTTCTGGTTTTTTTGTCTCTAGATACTTGAGAGCTTGGCAGCTTTGCCTTTTAGATAAAAGCAGTTCCCTGGAGCGAGCCCTTCTTGAAACTCCACAAATATTTAAAGCCATCCTACATTTTCACTTTAATTAATAATCATTTGCATTTGCTCATGCTTGCTGTGGATCACGAGGCGTTATTCAGACATTAATGCATAATGCTTGTCAGAGCCGTGAAGGTCCCGAGCAGTTTCCAGCCTGCCGCAGGGGGAGGAGgcacagaggaggggagggacCTGCCCGGCGTCACACTGCGTGTCACCAGCAGACCCCACGCACCAGTCAGGGGTGAAGGTGAAGCTCTTTCTGGTTCCCTGTTACCAGAACGCGTGGGATTTTTATTATTCACCAGATTCTGTGCTGAGTCGGGTTAGAGAACGGCAAAAGCAGCCGATAGAAGTGGGAGTTGGCAGGTGGGTGCTGTCTGTTTAGCACAGATTAAGTTAGTTGTTTAAATGCTCTTCCAAATTTACGCTTTGTATAATAACAACACTGGGCAGTTAACGGTGGTGCTTACAATGGCATCAGTGTTGTACAGACCCTAGTCCAACtaggggttgaactagatggcctttagaggtcccttccaacccaacacattctgtgattctacatcaTGGAGTACAGAGAGGATTATTTCTGATGGAAACGGAAGGCCGCTGGGTCGGATTCATCTGAAAGTTTTAAAAGACGTGAAAGTACCAGCTCTGAACTCTTGCCCTCTGGGGCTGGGGTTTTGTCCCCATCCCTAGTGCAGAAGCCCGAGGGCCTCCGAGTGCCAGCCAGAGCTCTCTTCAAAGAGCAGTTTCCATTCTGAAGTCTGGGAAAAATTACTCCTCACCGTTGACCTCCTCTGGGCTTCACAAGGACCGTTTCtaattatttctttaatgttGTTTGTATGTGTTTATGCAACTGAATACTGAAAGGTCCCTGAGGGTACCCTGTCTAAAGACTtctacagttaaaaaaagaataagccGTAGGGAGAGACTGGCAAGCCCAGAGAGCGTTGACTTTGCCATCAGTTGTAGAAGAGGCTTGGAAAACATTGCAGTGGGGCAGCGCTGTTCCGTGGGGGATCGCAGCTAGTCGTGATTCAGGAAAGCCGGGTCAGACCCActggctgtgctgcttctgggaaGGGGCAACCCTTCAACACTGGTATCATGTCCTGCGAGGATGCTTTCGTAAAACCTTCGTCATACATCTGCATCCAAAATTAAATTAGCTGCAGAGCTTTGGCGCTAGGGCAAAGCTGTTGCAAATCTGCACCAGAAAGCTGGATCAGAAATCACCTTTTCTGTGTATCCTCACTAATTCCCACATATCCTTTCAAATGAAGACTCCTGCAGCCCTTTCAGGTCGTAGTTGCGAAAGTCTGTTTGAAGGCTCAGCTTCGAGCTTAATCCTTGTTAATTGGATTATGACAGGCACTACTGTGAACAGCCCATgtttaaagtatttctttcacATTGCTGTATTCTGAGGTGATATTTTAAGTGGCGGGGGGGAGGGTCGTGAGGATGCTCCAGGGATGGCATGTTTCTTTCACAGCATCACTGTGGCCAGGGAAGATGGAAGGTAATGGAAGGTCGCAGCACGCGGCTCAGAGCGGCAGGGGTCTGGCTGGAGGCTTTTCCGCTTGTCCCAGGCTAGCCAGGCTCCACAGCACTGACCTCTCCAGAGCCTGGGGGTCCTGCCTCCCTCATCTCTTCTTTAGGCATTAGGGGATAGAATTATAATACTGATAAACATTAAGATATTAATAATTCCAATAATAGCcgtttaaatacttccagggttTGAGCAGGAGCTGGAATGACTGGAGCTCTTCTGTAAATCCCCCCTTGCACCAAGCTGCCTCATAAGCAACTGAAGTGTTTTTTGTAAATCTGTTCTGTAAatcctagaatgtgttgggttggaagggacctctaaaggccatctagtccagccccctgcggtcagcagggacatcttgaactagacCAGGTCgcccagagcctcatccagcctggccttgaatgtctccagggatggagcctccaccccctctctgggcaacctgggccagtgtctcaccaccctcagcgtaaagaacttcttcctaatgtctcatctaaacctgccctgctctagtttaaaaccatttcccctcgtcctgtcgctacatgcccttgcaaacagcccctccccagctttcctggagcccctttagggactggaaggggctggaaggtctccccagagccttctcttctgcaggctgaaccccccacaactgtctcagcctgtccttgtaggagaggtgctccagccctcggatcatctttgtggcttcctctggccccgctccaacaggttcatgtccttcttgtgctgagggctccagagctggacacagcactccaggtggggtctcaccagagcagagcagagggggagaatcacctctctggatctgctggccacggttcttttgatgcagcccaggatgccattggcctctgggctgcaagcacacattgttggctcatgtccagcttttcatccaccagtacccccaggtccttttccgcagggctgctctctatcacgtcagcccccagcctgtattgataacgaaggattgtcctgacccaagtgtaggaccttgcactcggccttgttgaacttcatgaggtttgctcgggcccacctctctagctcgtccaggacCCTCTGGATGATGTCCCATCCCCCTGGCACATCAACTGcaaccactcagcttggtgtcgttggcaaacgtGCTGGggatgcacttgatcccactgtctatgtcattgatgaagacattgaacagcaccggtcctgtacggatccctgagggacaccacttgtcacccctctccatctggacgtCAAACCCTTGACCACCagcctctggatgcgaccatccagccagttccttatccacccaacagtccacccatcaaatccatatctctccaacttagagagaaggatgttgtgggggaccgtgtcaaaggccttgcagaagtccagttAGATGGTTATCcctagctctccccttgtccactgatgcagtcactccattgtagaaagccactaggttggtcaggcaggacttgtcccTGGTGAAGCcgtgctggctgtctcgaatcacctccacGTCTTcaatgtgccttagcatagcttctaggaggatctgggCCCTTTGAGTTCCTGAGAGGATGGGAATCATTTGtagcattaaaaaacaataatgtGGGGAGTTGTAGATGTGCCTGGGCTTACAAGTGAGAGGCTGGCTCATCAGTGTAGCTGGTTTAATGGGATGAAGATGCTCTGCTGCAGTTCTATGGCAGAGCCAAAACTTGGGCAAGACTGTGCTGTGCACCCATGGCGGAGAGACCGTGAAGATACCTGTCAGCCGTCTTGTTTGGGATCATATTCGTGCTGCCTGTTATACCTGCATAGATTAAAGGACCTCACATATTCGGGACCCTCTCAACCTGTACGTCCTGAAGGTGTGGAGCCCGCAGTGGTGTGAAAGCATGCTCCTGCGTTTCCCCAGCCAGGGCACCACCCGCTTCTCACGTGGCTGATTCTCCTCCTGCCGTGTCCCAGTGCTGCATTATTGACCGTGGGTGTGTAAGTGTGATGATGAGCAGCTACTGAGACATTCCCAGCTGGAATTCTCATGCTCAATGGTCACTTTTAGCGTGTGGGCAAACTCTGCCTGCCGTTTTTCAGGCCCCCTTGTGCCTCCTTGCCAGTGCTGAGCTGCGCAGGTGTGAGGCTGTGCCGTCTTCAGATATTTGGTGAAAGAAACGATTCGGGCACTGTGTTCTGCAGGAGATGGCCTCTCCTCGGGTGTCATCGTATATGCGATTACTTGGGTAGAGCAATTGCAGGAACCAGGCTTACTGGAAGAGATTCGGTGCTGATGATTGATGGATCTGTGTGCTCTCACTGCCAGGGAAAGAGGAGTCGCCTTCAAAGTATGCAGCTGTAGAGGGATCTCTTCGGAGATACCACGTTTGAGGGTTTGTACGTGATGGGGTCACACATCAGCGTGAAGCAACACGAGGTGCCAGTCTCCCCCTAActtcctctctcccttcacaGGTCGGACAGCTCGTTCAATTTTATGGCCTTTTTCTTCGTCTTTGGCGCGCAGTTTATTCTGACGATCCTGCAGGCGATTGGTTTCTCTGGATGGGGAGCTTGGTAAGCAGGATGCTCCTACGGCCTTATACCTGAGCCCTCAGCTCCCGTTGCCTGAGAGCTTCAGGCTACGGGCTGTTTCTATCAACTTTTGAGAAACTGGTGGGAGTCTgtgtggggtggaggggaagaagctttctgttttcctctgtggcATAATTCTGGAGTGCACAATTCTGTTCCCGTTGCTGGTTATTGCAAGAGTTCTTGTGTTGGCAGGAGCCGGGTACCTTCACCTGCTAGTTCTTTTTAGCACCTTCCTACAACGTCCATTTCTTCTTACCATTTAACCAGCCAGTTTCAAGATTCATCTGATCCTCCCTTAGCATTGCCCTCAAATTATTCGCAGCACATGGTGAGCAGTGTGTGATGACTCACTGTTGGCCTATAGAGCACGTATTGTGACAGTCGTCCTAAAATAAACGGGAGCATTTTAGTGTCTGTCCCTGGTTATGTTATGTTTGGCATTTTAACTTTCTGTCTCTAGAGACTTGGGAGCAATTCCTGCTGAAACTACAAATAATAGAAAGTCCCAGCACTCCAtatagcattttgttttcttaagtgcTCTGCTCTCCAGTTGCCCTACCTGGTTATTGCCATCAAAGGAATAGAGATGCAGTGGAAATCCTATTCCCTGGTCCCAGTCCCGGTCTCTAGACACTCGACCTCTGCACAACCAAAAGCACCTTGGGAATAAATCTTCTCTTCCCAAAGTCTGTGCAGTCCCCTAAAGGACTGAGACTGGATTAGCGAGGGATGCTGGCAAGCGAGATTTGAGGTCTTGGAGAAATACCTGTATTTAATTCTGTCCATTTTCTtcattgttcttttcattttcaagagCTTTAAAGCTGCCTGGTAATTTCTGGGTGTGAATAAACAGTTTTTCTTATAATAAGGACACTTATAAAGGGGGctatattgttttttttctttctatttcttccagCGGATGGCTGGCAGCCGTTACTTTCTTCAGCGCCAATGTGGCAGCTGCTGTGTTCATGCTGTTTCCTGCCATTATGTTTACAATGTCGGCGGTCGCAATGCTCATCTGCATTTTAAGGGTAGGTGTTTCAGATGTCTCTCTGCCTTGGAGTATCCACAATTCATGCTGCAATAACGTGAACGGGCAGCTGAGCAGCCACCGTAAGCCATCCCTGCTTTTACAGGTTTTACAGTGTAGTCAGTTGGTGTCTCTCAGAGTATCTAGAGGACAAATCCGGATAACACAAGACAGCTGGGGCTGAGTGTCGTCACCATTTCATGTGGCGATGTTCCTTTACATCACTTGAAGCAC from the Rissa tridactyla isolate bRisTri1 chromosome 22, bRisTri1.patW.cur.20221130, whole genome shotgun sequence genome contains:
- the SCAMP4 gene encoding secretory carrier-associated membrane protein 4, yielding MAEKVNNFPPLPKFIPLKPCFYQNFADEIPIDYQSLVKRIYHVWIFYCMTLVVNIIACLAWWIGGGYGVNFGLAILWLILFSPCGYVCWFRPAYKAFRSDSSFNFMAFFFVFGAQFILTILQAIGFSGWGACGWLAAVTFFSANVAAAVFMLFPAIMFTMSAVAMLICILRVHKIYRGGGGSFQKAQDEWNSGTWRNPPSREAQYNNFSGNSLPEYPTVPNYPPGNQWP